CTTCAAACGTGTAAAAGCTGTTGGTTTTAGGTTTTAGGAATTTTAGTTGTAGAAGAAACAGCATTACCGTGCATAGAAGCATAGAGAGCAAAACTGCAAATACCTTTGCTCTGGGCCCGGAGCATTTCACGGGGTAAGCGCCAAGAGGCTCCATTTTGGACCATTCCAGAGCGAAGCCTCAGCAGGCTGGAATTCAAAGGAGGAGCTGAAACTTGAAACCCGCCTCGTTGAACGGAGAGCAGGGTGGGACACGCCTCAGCAGTGAAGGGCCTTCTCAGGAGGGGAATGGAGTGAAATTTCCGACTTTAGTGAAGAACTCTGGATGTATTAGTGGCAGTGTGATAGAATCGCAAGTTTTGCTAGCAAAAAGCTGGACATCTTTGGTAGTTGTTGAACGTCCTCCCGGCAAAGAAAAGATTTCGCCAGCAGAGGGCGCCCTTGTTCCTGGCTGGCGCCTTCGAAGCTCTCCCACTTCCAGGGAGCGTCCAGTGCGAGCGCCTGGTTGCACGTGCGCGGTAGCATCCAGGGACAGGAGTGTCGATTAACTGGGATTTGTGGATATGACGTGTGCATGACCTAAAGGAACTCAATATTACACGCCTTGTGAGTTCGTGGATTTGATCGTGGAAAGAGTAGTGAATGCTTTATTTGACCTCACCTAGTTAAGGCAGTTAAATCTAGGagatacagtaaaaataaatactcttGAAACACTGAAGGCATTAAAAAACCCATCCCTATCTTGAAACAAACGACTCCATTGTTTTCCAAATTTTTGATTATGACTGCCAGGGCGAAATGTATTTTGTAAGTGACCAAGtaacccctcctcctgccccctcccccaacacacacaccacacggcGGAGGAGAAGTTTTGTTACAGGGACTCAGCTTCCGGAGTTCCCAGTGCTACCTGCCAGGGCGTGCTGGAATCCAGGgcacagccgggacttgaagcCAGGACAGGACGCAGGCATCTTAACATCTGATCTTAGCTACATCAAACCCCGTTCTCATTTCCCTTCTTGTCTGGGGGAGTTCTATGCTGCTGTTCCCTGTCTGAAGGGTGCCGGTGAAGCCCATGGGCTGCCCAGCGGTGCCCTCCGAGTGCTGGAGGTCCTGCACTCACAGGTGGTTTGGGTTCTGGCCCAGGTGGGGGCGGGCAGGGGCTTGAGGGCTCCCCTTGAGGCCAGGAATGACTGCTGAGGGACTGCATGGACAGGTCTCTGTGCCTGCAAACCAGAGCTTCCTCAGTGGTGTAGATGGAGCAAAGCATGGCACACCCAGATGCAAGGCGAAGTTAGGGATCAGATGCCGAGAGGTACTGGCCGAGTCCTTGGCCTCATCAGAtgcaccaaacagggtttacatCCGCCCCCAGCAGCATGTAGTGGTGGCTGAGGGGAGGTAAGGCAGCTTAGGCTCACGACCAGGGACTTTGTGCCAGTTGCTGAGATGTGCTGGCGAGACTCTGGGTCGCACTAGGCATGCCCTGCGTGCTTGGAGATGTGGACCTATAAGACGtctggcagaacaaattggacaacaacCCCAGACAAacgatgacagaaaatatctgggcaaacggagactgaggctgattatgtcagccaatggacattgaaaaggGTCCCTCATTCTGGGGTCAGCAAGACtgacaacatttcaaaactattgaaatgacttgggcagaacccttggcatgtgtgccacattgggacccaGGCTTGATCTTGGCGGACATTCTCAATCCCTGGATATTGgagcggttgggaggctgggtatggcttcttcccttatccccCCTCAACCTCTGCCCCtcgaaacaagaaagaaaaacagaaaatttggacaCAGTGATCACACCCACATTTCCCTAACCCCTGATCCATCCTTTTCTGATCAACAATGTTAATATCAtctaaaacagcaacaaaaacagacaagcaaaaaacaaacaaaaagaaatgatggGAAGAATCTGAAGAGGAGTAAGTGAATAGCAACCATGAGAAAGCTTGTCCCTGGGGGCTGGGCGTTCTGGAAGGGATAACCAGAGCCCCGCAGGTCAAGAAAACAAGACAGGAGATGACAATCTTAGAGGAGGGAGTCCTGGCCAACGTGATCAAAAGACATGGATggagcaagctaatcctctacctgcagcaagcatccctcatgggcaccggtttgtgtcctggctactccacttcccatccagttcccagtttatggcctggaaaaatagtggaggatggcccaaagccttgggaccttgcacctgagtgggagacctgaaagaaacaaaaaagatcttTATAGTGAGAAGAGGAATGCTTTGGTCTTCATGATGGATCTGAAACTATGCGGAGGCGCCAGTTTGAAATGTTTTGTGTCGGATGCGCTCTGCAGGGCTTGTGGCTGTGGGCACGCCTGGCAGTAGCAGCATCAGTCTGCTAACTGTGGCTTTGCCACCAGGGTCTTCCGCGGCTCTGGCATTGCCCATGCATCTTTTCTGGAATGTGCAGCTTTTCCCACTGGGTTATTTGTCAGAGTATTTGTCGTGAGATATATTTGTTCCTATTTTCTCAGTTGTTTCGTGTTGTTACTTCCTGACCTTATTTTTAACCTCTGCAGGTTCCTAGCTGTTTCTTTGTTGGCATTCCTCCTGATTTAGTGTCAGTGTGATGTGAACGCCGAAGGTAAACAGGCCAGCCTGATGTGCTTGGGGCATCCAGTCATTCATCCTCTTTCCcttctttgtcttatttttcttatcttcctcttcctctttcttaataaatacttgagtcatctgaAACTATGCGACAGGCATTTCCTCCGCAGGAGGTAGAGCTTGGAACAAAAGCTGAGGGACATGGAAGACGAAACAGCACCATCTAGGGCAGCGTCTCCTGCCTCCCAAATTGCAGTCATTTGCATAGCGCCTCTGTGATTTTTGCCACATTTGCATGCCGTCCGTATTTTTGCTTAACGTTTTTGACTTAGAGCTACTCATGAGTTTCATTCAAACTAATTTTTGTAAGGGAAAACTTTATATCAAAACAAAAATCCTAGAACactaaaaaaattatgttaataCCCCTAGACATTTAACAGTGTTCTGTGGCCCGATAAACCATGGGTTCCAAACGAAGGAATTGCTGGGGGTTGCACTTGGCACACAAGGCATTAGAGAAATTGTAATCTaattctttgactttttttttttttttttggtattgaaTCAAAACTCATCTCTTCTTATTTGTTGGTCCTGGTTTTGTCACAGGGAGCAATACCAAGCAATTTTTTCTTGCTCGctttcttccttccattctccctctccttctctctttaggaGGCAAACAGGCAGATTGAGACTGTCCaactactagttcattccctaaacacTTGTCACAGCTGGGTCTAAAGCCAGGGACCCTCTCACATGTTGGGGTGCTGCCCCATGACAAAGTCTGTCCTGACTTCCATCACTGGGGTCCCCGTGTCCAAACGCACTCAGGCATCGAATCCGGTCTGGTCCACGTCCCTTCCTCTGGAACAGTCCTGGGTCTGGATGCTTTTCTCCAGGTGAACTCTAATCTGGGCAGTTACCATCAAACTGTCTTCCATGGTGGCTCCATCTTTTTCCATTCTGTctggcagtgtcccaaggttccAACTTGCTCACATCTTTGGTAAGTGGGTGTGAAGTGGTacttcactgtggttttgatgtattttttccCAACACACACGCTTCCTCATGGCTGCATGGCATTTCCTGTTTTGGAGGTCACGGCAGGCCTTTACCTCTCCATTAATCAACACTTGGTCTCCGTCTTAACCTcagcctcccagctccagcctcatgcttttgttcttttttttttttttaaagatttatttttattacaaagtcagatatacagagaggaggagagacagagaggaagatcttccgtccgatgattcactccccaagtgagccgcaacgggccg
This portion of the Ochotona princeps isolate mOchPri1 chromosome 23, mOchPri1.hap1, whole genome shotgun sequence genome encodes:
- the GPX8 gene encoding probable glutathione peroxidase 8 isoform X2, whose amino-acid sequence is MEPLGAYPVKCSGPRAKVFAVLLSMLLCTVMLFLLQLKFLKPKTNSFYTFEVKDAKGKTVSLEKFKGKILQRRNRGGTFGSIWSTLRVKL